The following is a genomic window from Bacillus sp. V2I10.
TCCCAAAGCTTGGAAACAAAAAGCCAACAGCAATACCTAAAATAATTCCGATAATGACCTGAACCGTTAAATTCTTAAAGTTAATTTTCATAGTATCCTCCATCCCTTTTACTGATAGCGCTTACAAGAATACCTTTATATTAACTGATAATTTAGATATCATTCCGTTTTGGTGTTATTGTTCTTTTTGGTCTTTTTGGTCACCAGAAAAGCCGAACCGCCCGTTTAGCTCCGGAAAGGCGCTTTTTGCCTTAACTGGCGGATCCTTTCTGGCCGAGGAGTTGGACGGTGGAGCCAGACATCACGAAATGCGGTTTCCGCCTGTTTACATACAACAGACAGATATGGATGCTACCGAAAAGTCCAGGTTTGACTTTGAAGCCGCACGCTTCACCAATCTCTTTATAGCGAAAATGGCGATTTTTATAGCAGATTTATTGACTTTATTAGCCGTTTTCTTGATGTATTTAGCCATTTTCAGGTTTTATTTAGCCAAGTGATTTTTTTGATTTCTTCTAACTTTTGCTTATTTAGTCGTTTTCCTTTTCTATTATCATTTATTCTGTCATTTTAGCTAAATCTTGCCGAATGCTTCATTAATAGAAAAACCGCTGCATTACAGGCAGCGGCCAATCATTTATTATCGTACATTCCGAATATCCTCAATCCACCGATCCCCATATTCAGTGGAATACGTTTCATAAAGCGGCTTGAACACCTTACGCCATCTATCTTTTTCGGCTTCACTCAGTTCATGGATTTTCATCTTGGAATTTTGTTTCATTCTAATTAGCTGTGAGTCATTCATCTTTTTTGATTCTTTAAACATCCACTCAGTCGTTTCATCCATGGCTTTTTGAATTTGAGTTTGCAGTTCAGGTTCCAGACTGTTCCAGAATTCTGCATTCATTAAGACAGAATAGCCTAAATAGCCATGGTTCGAAACCGTCATGTCTTTTTGCAGTCGATAAAATCCTTTTGAATAAATATTTGAAATCGTGTTTTCCTGTCCGTCAAATTCATTTCCTTCCAAAGCGATGTAAACATCATTGAAGGAAGAAGCTTTTGGAATGGCACCCAGCAATTCAAACTGTTTTGCAATTGTATCACTTGGCATTATTCTAAAGCGCTGTCCTGAAAAATCCTCAGGCTCGATCAACGTCCCGCTGCTGCTTGTCATTTGTT
Proteins encoded in this region:
- a CDS encoding TRAP transporter substrate-binding protein codes for the protein MKWFISASLLTVLFLVVIFSHDPMHEIEEDDEQHGLSDQIVIKFSHVVAENTPKGQAAEKFAEIIADRTDGKIKVEVFPNEIMYSDEKELNALKKGDVQMIAPSYSKMTEVIPEWQVLDLPFIFQDEQHVQNVYTGEVGERLLGELETENIKGLALWGNGFKQMTSSSGTLIEPEDFSGQRFRIMPSDTIAKQFELLGAIPKASSFNDVYIALEGNEFDGQENTISNIYSKGFYRLQKDMTVSNHGYLGYSVLMNAEFWNSLEPELQTQIQKAMDETTEWMFKESKKMNDSQLIRMKQNSKMKIHELSEAEKDRWRKVFKPLYETYSTEYGDRWIEDIRNVR